A region from the Vespula pensylvanica isolate Volc-1 chromosome 9, ASM1446617v1, whole genome shotgun sequence genome encodes:
- the LOC122632165 gene encoding phospholipase A1-like, whose protein sequence is MSVFSIDWKKGACNGGASLLEYAGYFKAVENTREVGRYVANFTKILVEEYKIPLANILLIGHSLGAQVAGFAGKALQKLIGKYYQIVGLDPAGPFFNLNSCSQRICETDARYVQIIHSSVPLGTERTLGTIDFYMNNGIFQPGCNVVDASCSHTKAVLYFTECINRECCLIGIPWKDRSQSISTCTKDKCVCVGLNANNYPGRGKFYVPTKRDAPYCNNNGTVL, encoded by the exons ATGTCCGTATTCTCGATCGATTGGAAGAAGGGTGCTTGTAATGGTGGAGCTTCACTTCTCGAGTACGCTGGATATTTCAAGGCTGTTGAAAATACACGTGAAGTTGGACGATATGTCGCTAA TTTTACTAAGATACTCgtagaagaatataaaataccgCTTGCAAATATACTATTGATTGGGCACAGTTTGGGCGCACAGGTTGCAGGTTTTGCAGGGAAAGCACTTCAAAAATTAAtaggaaaatattatcaaattgtCGGGCTCGATCCTGCTGGGccatttttcaatttgaatAGTTGTTCGCAAAGAATCTGTGAGACAGATGCACGTTATGTTCAAATTATACATTCATCAGTCCCATTAGGAACAGAGAGAACTCTTGGTACAATTGATTTCTATATGAATAATGGAATTTTTCAACCCGGTTGCaatg tagTCGATGCATCCTGCTCTCATACGAAAGCTGTACTATACTTTACCGAGTGCATAAATCGTGAATGTTGTTTAATTGGAATACCGTGGAAAGA tcgCTCGCAATCTATTTCGACCTGCACAAAGGACAAGTGCGTTTGTGTTGGATTAAATGCAAATAATTATCCTGGTAGAGGCAAATTTTATGTACCAACTAAACGCGATGCTCCTTATTGCAATAACAATGGCACAGtactttaa